The DNA segment ACAATTGAATTGTTACAAGCATCGAAAGCACCTGTGTTTCGATTTGCAAACTTCGATTCCTTCGAAGATATCAAATCAAATATTCGCACCGTCGGATATGCAACTGGATATGATGCAGAAGCGCAAAAACTGGTGAAACAGATGGAAAAAAGGCTCAATGACATTTCTGCTCTGATTCCAAAAAATAAAATTCCCTTGCGTGTCATGTCTTACGATCAGACCGGCTATACCGGAGGCTCTGGTACAACGTTTAACGATATGGTGACAATAGCCGGCGCGGTCAATGTGAGTGCGGAGAAAGGGATTAAAGGTTTCGCAAAAATCAGTTCTGAAAAAATTGCCGAATGGCGTCCGGATTACATAGTCGTTGGCGCAAATAGAAATGATTTCCAAATGAACCGCAAGTTAATGATGGCCGATCCAATGATTCGGGTAATTACAAAGGGAGATCCTGAACGCATCATCTTAATCGATAACCGTCACTATCTTACAGTTTCTCAATTTGTCGTCGATGGAGCCGAAGATTTAGCGTATGAACTTTATTCAAACTGAAACGAGCAGACTGAATATTCGATCG comes from the bacterium genome and includes:
- a CDS encoding ABC transporter substrate-binding protein gives rise to the protein MSFKFRGFAGYAIVIVAFVSIAVCTIELFQAWSAGDSVTVIPEPSRSAPFPRVLRDAKGFSLKIPAQPKRIVSQTLATDEILLTICPTERIVALSSLAEDPNYSNVVERARQIPGRTTQGPEQILKFNPDLILVASYSRAETIELLQASKAPVFRFANFDSFEDIKSNIRTVGYATGYDAEAQKLVKQMEKRLNDISALIPKNKIPLRVMSYDQTGYTGGSGTTFNDMVTIAGAVNVSAEKGIKGFAKISSEKIAEWRPDYIVVGANRNDFQMNRKLMMADPMIRVITKGDPERIILIDNRHYLTVSQFVVDGAEDLAYELYSN